From the genome of Segatella hominis, one region includes:
- a CDS encoding SusC/RagA family TonB-linked outer membrane protein — protein MNKKVNFYFAALLGTMSPLCAVPALASQSLIATATQQQNSCTGNVIDPAGEPLIGATIRVDGQVGGTVTDIDGNFTLSNLKKGAKLTITSIGYKAQTVTWNGAPLKITMQDDANMLEETVVIGYGTVKKADLAGSVAVMEGKSFKDQPVARVEDALNGRMSGVQVMSSGVPGGAMKIRVRGASSVNKSNDPLYVVDGIVRETGLEGISPEDIQSIQVLKDASSTAIYGARGANGVVMVQTKSGKAGAAQVTFDGSFGFSNAYNIPEVMGTKQYAQALVDHKGVDQSAVQDYLNGTKPGIDWMDQLLQTGITQNYKVAFSQGNEKTQTYFSANLMDQKGVIVDTKSRRYAIKANIHNKVFDWLELTADLNLAQTDNSGAGFAQNQDNPIWVGLNYSPTMEMMDANGKYNKDPYNNIQNNPYGNLHDSQNDRKRTMVTGHVDLKFNLLKGLTFTTTNGIDYNDYKWYSFTSTKVNAAGNNMGNNDATVTALQSTNNLTYSNKWGNHGLTATGVWEVTSNEVRRMGLSGTGLAHEQLGYWNVADAASKTPSNGYSKWTMLSGVARVMYNYADRYMLTGTLRADGSSRFTNKKWGYFPSAAAAWTISNEKFWEPIKNAVEYMKIRASYGIIGNQDITPYSTLGSLGTTGFTYGTNQSYTGYWANGLATPDLSWEKVHQFDLGVDLGFFGNRLSISLDYFNKKTKDALLTTSAPGYLGGTSYWVNAGEVSNKGFDATINAQIIQTKDWSWSSTLNASYIKNEVTKLTADSPILYGTSPSPGTVDPCTIIKEGEAIGTFYGFKWAGVEKNAKGEYIDMYYTADGGTTATPDASKDRFVLGRSNPDFTLGWNNTVSYKNWDFNAFFNAAFGAKRLNMVRYAMNSMVGASRFVTDKDYFNNIGITMPTVGAENKTYGNSDKWLENADYLRCENISIAYTFPRSVTKIADIRLSLSAQNLFTITGYKGIDPAGASFSDNGVDRDNGLDMGAYPNPRTITMGVRVNF, from the coding sequence ATGAACAAAAAAGTGAATTTTTATTTCGCGGCTCTTTTAGGTACTATGTCACCTCTTTGCGCCGTTCCAGCGTTAGCAAGCCAAAGCTTGATTGCAACTGCTACGCAACAGCAAAATTCCTGTACTGGTAATGTCATCGACCCTGCTGGTGAACCTCTTATTGGCGCTACCATTAGAGTTGATGGACAGGTAGGCGGTACCGTTACCGATATCGATGGTAACTTTACGCTCTCTAACTTAAAGAAAGGTGCCAAACTGACCATTACATCTATTGGCTACAAGGCGCAGACTGTAACATGGAATGGTGCTCCATTGAAAATCACCATGCAAGACGATGCCAACATGCTCGAAGAGACTGTAGTCATCGGTTATGGTACAGTAAAGAAGGCTGACTTAGCAGGTTCTGTTGCTGTGATGGAAGGCAAGAGCTTCAAGGATCAGCCGGTTGCACGTGTTGAGGATGCCCTCAACGGACGTATGTCTGGTGTGCAGGTAATGTCAAGTGGCGTTCCTGGTGGTGCTATGAAGATTCGTGTACGTGGTGCCAGCTCAGTAAACAAGAGCAATGACCCTCTCTACGTAGTAGATGGTATTGTTCGCGAAACAGGTCTTGAAGGTATCAGCCCTGAGGATATCCAGAGCATCCAGGTTTTGAAGGATGCTTCTTCTACCGCTATCTATGGTGCCCGTGGTGCCAATGGTGTTGTGATGGTACAGACCAAGAGCGGTAAGGCAGGTGCAGCCCAGGTTACCTTCGATGGCAGCTTCGGTTTCTCTAACGCTTACAACATCCCTGAGGTAATGGGTACCAAGCAGTATGCACAGGCTTTGGTTGACCACAAGGGTGTGGATCAGAGCGCTGTACAGGATTATTTGAATGGTACCAAGCCAGGTATCGACTGGATGGATCAGTTGCTCCAGACAGGTATTACTCAGAACTATAAGGTTGCCTTTTCACAGGGTAACGAGAAAACACAGACTTACTTCTCTGCCAACTTGATGGATCAGAAAGGTGTAATCGTTGACACCAAGTCTAGACGTTACGCTATCAAGGCAAACATTCATAATAAGGTATTCGATTGGTTGGAGTTGACCGCCGACCTCAACCTTGCTCAGACAGACAACTCTGGTGCAGGCTTCGCTCAGAACCAGGATAACCCTATCTGGGTTGGTTTGAACTACTCTCCTACTATGGAGATGATGGATGCAAATGGAAAGTATAATAAAGACCCATACAACAACATCCAGAACAACCCTTACGGTAATCTTCACGACAGCCAGAACGACCGCAAGCGTACGATGGTAACCGGTCACGTTGACTTGAAGTTCAATCTTCTCAAGGGCTTGACCTTCACCACCACCAACGGTATCGACTATAACGATTACAAGTGGTACAGCTTCACATCTACCAAGGTGAACGCAGCAGGTAACAACATGGGCAACAACGATGCTACCGTTACCGCTTTGCAGTCAACCAACAACTTGACTTACAGCAACAAGTGGGGTAATCACGGTTTGACAGCAACAGGTGTATGGGAAGTTACCTCTAACGAGGTTCGCCGCATGGGCTTGTCAGGAACAGGACTTGCTCACGAACAGTTAGGTTACTGGAACGTAGCAGACGCAGCTTCCAAGACTCCTAGCAACGGTTACAGCAAGTGGACCATGCTTTCAGGTGTAGCCCGCGTTATGTACAACTATGCAGACCGCTATATGTTGACCGGAACCTTACGTGCGGATGGTTCCAGCCGTTTCACCAACAAGAAGTGGGGTTATTTCCCATCAGCAGCTGCAGCTTGGACCATTTCTAACGAAAAGTTCTGGGAGCCTATCAAGAATGCAGTAGAATACATGAAGATCCGTGCAAGCTACGGTATCATCGGTAACCAGGATATTACTCCTTACTCTACATTGGGTTCTTTGGGTACAACCGGTTTCACATACGGTACTAATCAGTCTTACACAGGTTACTGGGCAAATGGTCTTGCCACTCCTGACTTGTCATGGGAGAAGGTTCATCAGTTTGACCTCGGTGTTGACCTCGGTTTCTTCGGCAACCGTTTGAGCATCAGCTTAGACTACTTCAACAAGAAGACAAAGGATGCCCTCCTGACAACATCAGCTCCTGGTTACCTGGGTGGCACATCATACTGGGTAAATGCCGGTGAGGTAAGCAACAAGGGTTTTGATGCTACAATCAATGCACAGATTATCCAGACCAAGGACTGGTCATGGTCATCTACATTGAATGCCAGCTACATCAAGAACGAGGTTACCAAGTTGACAGCTGATTCTCCTATTCTTTATGGTACAAGCCCTTCTCCAGGTACTGTTGACCCATGTACCATCATCAAGGAAGGTGAAGCTATCGGTACATTCTACGGCTTCAAGTGGGCTGGTGTAGAAAAGAATGCAAAGGGTGAATATATTGATATGTATTACACTGCAGATGGTGGAACAACTGCTACTCCTGATGCTTCAAAGGATCGCTTCGTATTAGGTCGTTCAAACCCAGACTTCACATTAGGTTGGAACAATACAGTAAGTTATAAGAACTGGGACTTCAACGCCTTCTTCAATGCAGCATTCGGTGCTAAGCGTTTGAATATGGTTCGTTACGCCATGAACTCAATGGTAGGTGCATCTAGATTCGTAACCGATAAGGATTACTTCAACAACATCGGAATCACCATGCCAACAGTAGGTGCCGAGAACAAGACATACGGTAACTCAGACAAGTGGTTGGAGAATGCAGATTACCTCCGTTGCGAGAATATCAGCATCGCTTATACATTCCCACGCAGCGTGACAAAGATTGCAGACATCCGTCTCTCTCTCTCAGCTCAGAACCTCTTCACCATTACCGGCTATAAGGGTATTGACCCAGCTGGTGCATCATTCAGTGATAATGGTGTTGACCGTGATAACGGTTTGGATATGGGTGCTTACCCTAATCCTCGTACCATCACAATGGGCGTACGTGTAAACTTCTAA
- a CDS encoding glycoside hydrolase family 2 TIM barrel-domain containing protein, whose amino-acid sequence MFLALLGAMVLNGHGEVRAQDASRWHNVDVNQQNRAPRRAAFFAFENQDKAQAFEKKNSANYLSMEGTWKFNFVKDYNKRPVNFFAANFDDSQWKDFPVPGLFELNGYGDATYKNIGYAWATQFDPNPPYISELNNYTGSYRRTFDLPKDWKGKDVYFHVGSATSNLTLWVNGKYVGYSEDSKVAAEFNISKYLKPGKNLIAMQVMRWCDGSYFEDQDFWRLTGIAREVYLYARPKVHAADIRLDAGLENQYRDGVLNYQVALKGGKTNVTLTLCDKDGKKIAEASGVQGTIKVPGVKAWTAETPYLYKAFITLKNKQGVSEVIPQKIGFRNVEIKNAQLLVNGKPVLIKGANRHEIDPDGGYVVSVERMIQDIKIMKQLNINAVRTCHYPDDPRWYDLCDEYGIYVTAEANLESHGMGYDEKSLAKFPEYLQTHIERNEGNVKTFINHPSIIVWSLGNECGYGINFEKTYDWVKAYDQTRPVQYERGGYDSKTDIHCPMYIDYEESEKYCKSDGVKPYIQCEYAHAMGNSEGGFKEYWDLIRKYPKYQGGYIWDFVDQGLRDKSPITGKEIFTYGGDYGRYPASDYNFNCNGIIAPDRRLNPHAYEIQYWHQNVWIKDLDAVNGAFNIYNENFFKNIDDLHLTATIYANGVKLSTVEIPETKGIAPQTTKMVKSDALKYAISEAESEHSKEEITVNFAFASDGTEPLVEKGQVMARQQFVINEYQFDKVDTPIAATSTKISGKKGKLQSTSNIEVEETNSYVKVSAKRMSVTIGKKTGLIDYLDVAGEPILKFRESMKPEFWRAPTDNDYGASLQKELKVWKNPVMNLKSFDKSEMKDSVVLTATFEMPEVKAELVLRYRINAVGEVSVTEKMTTDKAAKIADLFRYGMVLDLPASFSKLEYYGRGPEENYIDRHSSTFIGKYESDVKDEYYPYIRPQESGNHTDIRYFSIFNPASGKGITFEGYAPMECSAIPYSIEDLDSGDEKEHAWGQHSGDLVDKGLTQVHIQQRQYGLGCIDSWMTKPMEKYRMHYGDREFRFVIKAK is encoded by the coding sequence ATGTTTCTTGCCCTATTGGGTGCCATGGTTCTTAATGGGCATGGCGAAGTAAGGGCGCAAGATGCCAGCAGATGGCATAATGTAGATGTCAATCAGCAGAATCGTGCTCCTCGCCGTGCTGCGTTCTTTGCTTTCGAGAATCAGGATAAGGCTCAGGCTTTCGAGAAGAAAAATTCAGCCAACTACCTTTCGATGGAAGGCACTTGGAAATTTAATTTCGTCAAGGACTACAACAAGCGTCCTGTCAATTTCTTCGCTGCCAACTTTGATGATTCTCAATGGAAGGATTTTCCTGTACCGGGCTTGTTTGAACTGAATGGCTATGGCGACGCTACCTATAAGAATATCGGTTATGCCTGGGCTACCCAGTTTGACCCAAATCCTCCTTATATCAGCGAACTCAACAACTATACGGGTTCCTATCGCCGCACCTTTGACCTGCCTAAGGACTGGAAGGGCAAGGATGTATATTTCCATGTAGGTTCTGCTACCAGCAATTTGACTCTCTGGGTGAATGGCAAGTATGTGGGATATAGCGAAGACAGCAAGGTGGCTGCAGAGTTTAATATCTCCAAATATCTGAAACCAGGCAAAAACCTCATTGCTATGCAGGTGATGCGCTGGTGTGATGGTTCTTATTTTGAGGATCAGGACTTCTGGCGTCTTACAGGAATTGCCCGTGAGGTATATCTCTATGCCCGTCCGAAAGTTCATGCAGCTGATATCCGTCTGGATGCAGGTTTGGAAAATCAATACCGAGATGGTGTCCTGAACTATCAGGTAGCCTTGAAGGGTGGTAAGACTAATGTTACTCTTACATTGTGTGATAAGGATGGCAAGAAGATTGCCGAGGCTTCAGGTGTACAGGGTACTATTAAGGTGCCAGGGGTGAAGGCATGGACTGCAGAAACACCTTATTTATATAAGGCATTCATTACTTTGAAAAATAAGCAGGGTGTATCGGAGGTTATTCCTCAAAAGATAGGTTTCCGCAATGTGGAAATCAAGAATGCACAGCTCCTGGTCAATGGCAAGCCTGTCCTGATCAAGGGGGCTAACCGTCATGAAATAGATCCTGATGGTGGCTATGTGGTCAGCGTGGAGCGCATGATTCAGGATATTAAGATTATGAAGCAGTTGAATATCAACGCTGTTCGTACCTGTCATTATCCTGATGATCCTCGCTGGTATGACCTCTGTGATGAATATGGAATCTATGTGACTGCCGAGGCAAACCTTGAATCTCATGGTATGGGATATGATGAGAAATCTCTCGCCAAGTTCCCTGAATACCTCCAGACTCATATCGAGCGTAACGAGGGTAATGTGAAGACTTTCATCAACCATCCTTCCATCATCGTATGGAGTTTGGGTAATGAGTGTGGCTATGGCATCAACTTCGAGAAGACCTATGACTGGGTGAAAGCCTATGATCAGACTCGTCCTGTGCAGTATGAGCGTGGTGGATATGACAGTAAGACAGATATTCATTGTCCGATGTACATCGACTACGAGGAGAGTGAGAAATATTGCAAGAGTGATGGCGTAAAACCTTATATCCAATGTGAGTATGCTCATGCGATGGGTAACTCAGAGGGCGGTTTCAAGGAGTACTGGGATCTGATTCGCAAATATCCTAAGTATCAGGGTGGATACATCTGGGACTTTGTAGATCAGGGTCTGCGTGACAAGAGTCCGATTACAGGCAAGGAAATCTTTACCTATGGTGGCGACTATGGGCGTTATCCTGCCAGTGACTACAACTTCAATTGCAATGGTATTATTGCTCCAGACCGCCGTTTGAATCCGCATGCCTACGAAATCCAGTATTGGCATCAGAATGTATGGATCAAGGATCTGGATGCCGTGAATGGTGCTTTCAATATCTATAATGAGAATTTCTTCAAGAATATTGATGACCTGCACCTTACTGCAACTATCTATGCCAATGGCGTGAAGTTATCTACTGTTGAGATTCCTGAGACTAAGGGTATTGCTCCTCAGACAACTAAAATGGTGAAGAGTGATGCCTTGAAGTATGCTATTTCTGAAGCAGAGTCTGAACATAGTAAGGAGGAAATTACAGTCAATTTTGCCTTTGCCAGCGATGGTACAGAACCATTGGTAGAGAAAGGACAGGTGATGGCCCGCCAGCAGTTTGTCATCAATGAATATCAGTTTGATAAGGTAGATACTCCTATTGCGGCGACTTCTACTAAGATTTCTGGTAAGAAAGGGAAACTCCAGAGTACCAGCAATATAGAGGTAGAGGAAACCAATAGCTATGTGAAGGTTTCTGCCAAGAGAATGTCGGTTACTATAGGCAAGAAGACGGGTTTGATAGACTATCTTGACGTGGCCGGTGAGCCTATCTTGAAATTCCGCGAGAGCATGAAGCCTGAATTCTGGCGTGCTCCTACTGATAATGATTATGGTGCTTCTTTGCAGAAGGAGTTGAAGGTTTGGAAAAATCCTGTAATGAACTTGAAGTCATTCGACAAGAGTGAGATGAAGGATAGTGTTGTTTTGACGGCTACCTTTGAAATGCCTGAGGTGAAGGCTGAGTTGGTACTTCGTTATCGCATCAATGCGGTAGGTGAGGTTTCTGTTACCGAGAAGATGACCACGGATAAAGCGGCTAAGATAGCTGACTTGTTCCGATATGGTATGGTATTGGATTTGCCTGCATCATTCTCTAAGTTGGAGTATTATGGCCGTGGCCCGGAGGAGAATTATATCGACCGTCATTCTTCTACCTTTATTGGCAAATATGAGTCGGATGTAAAGGATGAGTATTATCCTTATATTCGTCCTCAGGAGAGTGGCAACCATACAGATATCCGTTATTTCTCCATCTTCAATCCTGCATCAGGCAAGGGTATTACTTTCGAGGGGTATGCTCCGATGGAGTGTAGTGCCATTCCTTATTCTATTGAGGATTTGGATTCTGGCGATGAAAAGGAGCATGCTTGGGGACAGCATAGCGGTGATTTGGTTGACAAGGGCTTGACACAGGTACATATCCAGCAACGCCAGTACGGCTTAGGTTGCATCGATAGCTGGATGACAAAGCCTATGGAGAAATACCGCATGCATTATGGCGACCGCGAATTCCGCTTCGTCATCAAGGCAAAGTAG
- a CDS encoding family 20 glycosylhydrolase, producing MNQIKKLFPAFALMASLGMNPVCSLAAEVNVIPTPVKLTQQRGEFILPSSLGISYNTEEGKAIAGYLAGKLKTSTGYEVYVGNKKGIVSIVINPSMKMNEEGYRLQVTAKGVVIKAKTGKGAFYGMQTFLQLLPAEVESASLVKGVKWVAQCCDIEDYPRFGYRGFHLDPCRHFITVQNVKKQIDLMASLKVNTMHFHLTEDQGWRIEIKKYPKLTSIGGYRKEGDGSIYGGFYTQEEIKDIVDYATKRYMTVIPEVDLPGHMMAAIAAYPELSCKGEQWTPRMVWGIEDIVMCPGKELMFHFLDDIFKEMVPLFPGKYFHIGGDECPKTSWKTCPTCQKRIVDEHLQGDSKHSAEERLQSYVIKRVEKMLEKYGKKIIGWDEILEGGLSENATVMSWRGIDGGIEAAKQGHDVIMTPGSGGLYLDHYQGDSKIEPITIPSSPVYLAKTYSFDPVPDVIRKAGLDKHILGVQCNNWSEYMYSNAKMEYMMYPRALALSEVAWSPLSRKTFTDFSKRVDANLVRLDERCIKYHLPLPEQPYGSCDKVVITQDTTVTFTTSRPMKMVYTLDGTMPTPESLVYTAPIPVNHDCIINIATVLPSGKMSRIRTIQVEKQNYAPSVEVKDVKPGLEMKRIKGYYHHVNDLEWTDGVWENSVIRNFGEMKLKQADDARTLRGENGYAAIAEGYVMVPEDGVYYVSSRADQVWIDSKLLIDNSSEVKSISHRDNCVALAKGLHPIKYVFIANITGGWPSWWNGLNLQMRKDNSKEFADVEDSQLFH from the coding sequence ATGAATCAGATTAAGAAACTATTTCCTGCATTCGCCCTCATGGCTTCCTTGGGGATGAATCCTGTGTGTTCTTTGGCTGCAGAAGTCAATGTGATTCCAACACCAGTCAAACTCACCCAACAGCGTGGAGAATTTATTTTGCCTTCCAGCCTTGGTATTTCCTACAATACAGAGGAAGGTAAAGCGATAGCTGGTTATCTGGCAGGCAAGCTCAAGACTTCTACTGGATATGAGGTCTATGTGGGCAACAAGAAAGGAATTGTCTCTATTGTCATCAACCCTTCGATGAAAATGAATGAGGAGGGCTATCGCCTTCAGGTTACTGCCAAGGGAGTGGTTATCAAAGCTAAGACAGGTAAGGGTGCCTTTTATGGTATGCAGACCTTCCTGCAGCTGTTGCCTGCGGAAGTGGAAAGTGCTTCTCTGGTAAAGGGAGTCAAATGGGTGGCACAATGTTGTGATATCGAAGATTATCCTCGTTTCGGTTATCGTGGTTTCCATCTCGATCCATGCCGTCATTTCATTACTGTACAGAATGTGAAGAAGCAGATTGACCTGATGGCTTCTCTCAAGGTCAATACGATGCATTTCCATCTGACGGAAGATCAGGGCTGGCGTATTGAAATCAAGAAATATCCTAAACTGACTTCTATCGGTGGTTATCGCAAGGAAGGCGATGGCTCTATCTATGGAGGTTTTTATACACAGGAGGAGATTAAGGATATCGTGGATTATGCTACCAAGCGCTATATGACGGTGATTCCTGAGGTGGATCTTCCTGGACACATGATGGCGGCTATTGCTGCTTATCCGGAATTGTCCTGTAAGGGAGAGCAGTGGACTCCAAGAATGGTTTGGGGTATTGAGGACATCGTGATGTGTCCTGGTAAGGAATTGATGTTCCATTTCCTGGATGATATCTTCAAGGAAATGGTGCCGCTCTTCCCTGGCAAATATTTCCATATAGGTGGCGACGAGTGCCCGAAAACCAGTTGGAAAACCTGCCCGACTTGTCAGAAGCGTATTGTTGACGAGCATCTTCAGGGCGATAGCAAGCACTCTGCAGAGGAAAGACTACAGAGCTATGTGATCAAACGTGTAGAAAAGATGCTGGAGAAGTATGGTAAGAAAATCATCGGATGGGATGAAATTCTGGAAGGTGGATTGAGTGAGAATGCTACCGTCATGTCTTGGCGAGGTATTGATGGAGGTATCGAAGCGGCTAAGCAAGGGCATGATGTTATCATGACTCCTGGTTCTGGTGGTCTTTATCTTGACCATTATCAGGGCGACAGTAAGATAGAACCAATCACGATTCCAAGCAGTCCTGTTTATCTGGCCAAAACCTATAGTTTCGACCCTGTTCCTGATGTAATCCGCAAGGCTGGACTTGATAAGCATATTTTGGGTGTGCAATGCAACAACTGGTCTGAATATATGTATTCCAATGCCAAGATGGAGTATATGATGTATCCTCGTGCCCTGGCACTCTCTGAGGTTGCCTGGTCGCCATTGAGTCGTAAGACCTTTACGGATTTCAGCAAGCGAGTGGATGCTAACCTCGTAAGACTTGATGAACGTTGTATCAAATATCATCTTCCTCTGCCGGAGCAGCCATACGGATCCTGCGATAAAGTGGTGATTACCCAGGATACTACCGTAACCTTTACCACTTCCCGTCCGATGAAAATGGTCTATACACTGGATGGCACGATGCCTACTCCAGAGTCTCTGGTCTATACTGCTCCTATCCCTGTAAACCATGATTGTATCATCAATATTGCTACGGTTTTGCCTTCTGGTAAGATGAGTCGCATCAGAACCATCCAGGTGGAGAAACAGAATTATGCTCCTTCTGTTGAGGTGAAAGATGTAAAGCCGGGTTTGGAGATGAAGCGTATCAAGGGGTATTATCATCATGTGAATGACTTAGAATGGACGGATGGCGTCTGGGAAAATTCTGTTATCCGCAACTTTGGCGAAATGAAATTGAAGCAGGCTGACGATGCCCGCACCTTGCGTGGAGAGAATGGTTATGCTGCTATTGCTGAAGGATATGTGATGGTGCCAGAGGATGGTGTATATTACGTTTCTTCCCGTGCCGACCAGGTTTGGATTGACAGTAAGTTGCTTATCGACAACTCCAGCGAAGTGAAGAGTATTTCCCATCGTGACAACTGCGTAGCTTTGGCTAAGGGGTTACATCCTATCAAGTATGTCTTCATAGCCAATATTACTGGTGGCTGGCCTTCTTGGTGGAACGGACTCAACCTGCAGATGCGCAAGGATAATTCCAAGGAATTTGCGGATGTTGAAGATAGTCAACTGTTCCATTAA
- a CDS encoding ROK family transcriptional regulator: MKQEIIKYIKNIGKKATIPKKILEHFISHGQSTIPEISKSIGVSLPTTTSALNEMMTVGIVKEFGKKETAMGRIPMLYGLKPKAGYFIGANPEMDSLALSASDFCGNQIVEKTKIPYCYENTPENLEKLGNIINDFIDSLPIKKEEILNVCVNVAERVNPFEGTAYNMFTFTEKPLATEISEMINLPVCIENDTRSMTYAEYIKGCSKGMKDIIFVNVCWGLGIGIIIDGKLYYGKSGYSGEFGHTPGYNNNIICHCGKIGCIETETSGRALKRKLTEALLEGKQSILSDKVVNRKEELNLQDILDAIAKEDVLSLVILQHVADELGKQLAGIINVFNPEMLVIGGEMSATGDYLTLPIRMGIKRFSLNVMNEDSKIVTSELKGQAGVVGACLMARYRLLYA; encoded by the coding sequence ATGAAACAAGAGATAATAAAATATATTAAGAATATAGGTAAAAAAGCTACTATACCTAAGAAAATCTTGGAGCATTTTATATCTCACGGACAATCCACTATCCCGGAAATATCTAAGAGTATAGGAGTAAGTCTCCCAACCACGACAAGCGCCTTGAATGAGATGATGACAGTGGGAATAGTCAAAGAATTCGGAAAGAAGGAAACTGCCATGGGGCGCATCCCAATGCTTTACGGTTTGAAGCCTAAGGCAGGTTACTTTATAGGTGCCAATCCGGAAATGGACAGTCTGGCACTTTCTGCAAGTGATTTCTGCGGCAACCAGATAGTGGAAAAGACAAAAATTCCCTACTGTTACGAAAACACTCCGGAGAATCTGGAAAAACTCGGAAACATCATCAATGATTTCATAGACAGTCTTCCTATCAAGAAAGAGGAAATACTAAATGTCTGTGTCAATGTAGCAGAACGCGTTAATCCTTTTGAAGGAACGGCATACAATATGTTTACATTTACCGAAAAACCTTTGGCAACGGAAATATCAGAAATGATTAATTTACCGGTTTGCATCGAAAACGACACCAGAAGCATGACCTATGCAGAATACATCAAAGGCTGCAGTAAAGGAATGAAAGACATTATCTTTGTGAATGTGTGCTGGGGTCTCGGAATCGGAATCATCATAGACGGTAAACTCTATTATGGAAAGTCTGGATATTCCGGTGAATTTGGACATACACCTGGCTACAACAACAACATCATCTGCCACTGTGGAAAAATCGGTTGCATAGAAACTGAAACTTCTGGCAGAGCTCTGAAAAGAAAATTGACCGAAGCACTACTGGAAGGAAAACAATCCATACTTTCAGACAAGGTGGTAAACAGAAAAGAAGAGTTAAACTTACAAGATATTCTGGACGCCATCGCAAAAGAAGATGTGCTCAGCTTAGTTATCCTACAACATGTTGCAGATGAACTGGGAAAACAACTGGCAGGAATCATCAACGTCTTCAACCCGGAAATGCTGGTCATCGGAGGCGAAATGTCGGCTACAGGAGATTATCTGACATTGCCTATCAGAATGGGCATCAAGAGATTCTCTCTCAACGTCATGAACGAGGATTCTAAGATTGTAACCTCCGAACTGAAAGGTCAAGCGGGCGTAGTGGGAGCCTGTCTCATGGCAAGATACAGATTACTCTATGCTTAG